Proteins encoded in a region of the Solanum dulcamara chromosome 9, daSolDulc1.2, whole genome shotgun sequence genome:
- the LOC129904145 gene encoding histone H2A, producing MESTGKVKKGAAGRRGGGPKKKPVSRSVKAGLQFPVGRIGRFLKKGRYAHRVGSGAPVYLAAVLEYLAAEVLELAGNAARDNKKNRIIPRHLLLAVRNDEELGKLLAGVTIAHGGVLPNINPILLPKKTGGEKAPKSPSKATKSPKKA from the exons ATGGAGTCTACCGGAAAAGTGAAGAAGGGTGCCGCCGGAAGAAGAGGAGGTGGCCCAAAGAAGAAGCCTGTTTCCCGGTCTGTTAAAGCCGGACTTCAGTTCCCTGTCGGTAGAATTGGACGGTTCTTGAAAAAGGGACGATATGCTCACCGTGTTGGTTCTGGTGCTCCGGTTTACTTGGCCGCCGTTCTTGAATATTTGGCTGCTGAA GTGTTGGAGTTGGCTGGAAATGCTGCTCGTGACAACAAGAAGAACAGAATCATCCCAAGGCACTTGCTTTTGGCTGTGAGGAATGATGAAGAACTAGGGAAACTTCTTGCTGGTGTAACAATTGCACATGGTGGTGTTCTTCCAAACATTAACCCAATTTTGTTGCCAAAGAAGACTGGAGGTGAAAAGGCACCTAAATCTCCATCCAAAGCTACCAAATCTCCCAAGAAGGCTTAG